Genomic DNA from Cyanobacteriota bacterium:
GCGTTATGTCCAACGGTGCGTAATAGTAGTGCCACACAAACGGGCGAACAAATAAGTTAGGAGTGGCATCTGTGTAGAGGGTGTATCGATAGCGTCGCCAACAAGCAGAAAATCGAGCGTGCCAATCCAGTGGTACAGGGGCTGAAGCACGCACTAGGATATCGTCAGGTAAACGGCTATTAAGAATATCTGCCCAGCGGTGGGGGGGGATCAAGGCCGTTGAGTCAAAATGCACGACCTGTGCGGCTGCATGAACTCCTGTATCTGTTCTCCCAGCAGCGTGTACAGTTACAGGATGGCCAAGGACTGTGGCGATAGTTGTTTCTAAATCCTCTTGCACAGTTCGCTGGTTCGGTTGTCGCTGCCACCCATGAAAGTGAGTGCCCACGTATTGAATGACGAGGGCTACCCGGTGTAGATTTGGTGTTGTATCAGCATCCATACCGCTAGTAGCTTGTTAAGACTCCTTAGAGACAGCAATGGGGCAGCAAAAACTACCCCACTATGCATCCTGCTATGCATCAAATTTGTTAGTGTCAGAGGCCAAGATTCAAAGCTATTAAACCAGCTCGATTATAGCCATTTCAGCATTGTCTCCCCGTCGAGGCACAGTCCGCAGTATGCGGGTGTATCCGCCGTTGCGATCGCCGTAACGCTCCTGCACATTTTCAAACAGAGCATGAACAAGCTGTTTGTCGTACATGTAACCTAAAGCTCGGCGACGAGCAGCTAAAGAACCGTCCTTAGCAAGGGTAATCATGCGATCAACCTCTGTGCGCACTGCTTTGGCGCGAGCCATTGTAGTTGTCAAGCGACCATTCCGAATAAGCTGGGTTGTCAATGCTCTGAGGAGAGCACGACGCTGATCAGCAGGCTTACCTAACTGAGGAACACGACAACGGTGACGCATAAAACTTCTTCCGCTACAACACTAGATTGAACTAACCCTTGGCTGGCTTCTCCTGAGGCAATGTGATCCCCAAGCGACTACGCAATGCCTCAGTCACCTCTTCGGCTGATTTTTGACCGAAGTTCTTAATTTCCAACAAGTCTTCATAGGTATAGACCAGTAAGTCTGCAACCGTATTAATCTGTGCCCGCTTCAAGCAGTTATAGGCACGTACAGAGAGCTGCAACTCTTCGATTGG
This window encodes:
- a CDS encoding tRNA pseudouridine(38-40) synthase TruA, which codes for MDADTTPNLHRVALVIQYVGTHFHGWQRQPNQRTVQEDLETTIATVLGHPVTVHAAGRTDTGVHAAAQVVHFDSTALIPPHRWADILNSRLPDDILVRASAPVPLDWHARFSACWRRYRYTLYTDATPNLFVRPFVWHYYYAPLDIT
- the rplQ gene encoding 50S ribosomal protein L17; translation: MRHRCRVPQLGKPADQRRALLRALTTQLIRNGRLTTTMARAKAVRTEVDRMITLAKDGSLAARRRALGYMYDKQLVHALFENVQERYGDRNGGYTRILRTVPRRGDNAEMAIIELV